From the Lathyrus oleraceus cultivar Zhongwan6 chromosome 4, CAAS_Psat_ZW6_1.0, whole genome shotgun sequence genome, one window contains:
- the LOC127075054 gene encoding phosphatidylinositol 4-kinase gamma 5, with product MSRKSDSPVQTQMAVALFRSPLGREYLESKRMEGRQPSGKRRVFVQTETGCVLSMELDRSDNAHTVKKRLQIALNVPTEESSLTFGDVVLKNDLSYVRNDTALLLTRNLMHRSSSTPCLSPTGRDMQQRDNSGPIEILGQSSNLDIMKHMVKDIVKAMKIGIEPIPVHGGLGGAYYFRNRRGESVAIVKPTDEEPFAPNNPKGFVGKALGQPGLKRSVRVGETGYREVAAYLLDYGHFARVPATALVKITHSIFNVNDGVNGKNIQKKQLVSKIASLQQFIPHDFDASDYGTSSFPVTAVHRIGILDIRILNTDRHGGNLLVRKVGAFGEVDLIPIDHGLCLPEALEDPYFEWIHWPQASIPFSEDELSYIKNLNPALDCEMLRKELPMIREACLRVLLLCTIFLKEAAAYGLCLAEIGEMMTREFRSGEEEPSELEIVCLEARKLLAEKEELSPRTDLEDDEFLFDIDCDVAGSDSILKMTMDNPLMRAPSQPGHGGGYGRNPFSKLYESIEEEEEEEEGNGKYPEVVTFSPQQKFPKVSEISVSLKNIKLLSEASQKHQKHSGGKADNGHYGNTSSGRRSANEKLPASISFVSMADMTEDQWTMFLEKFQELLYPAFSKRKSITIGQRQIQRLGTSCQF from the coding sequence ATGTCACGCAAATCAGACAGTCCTGTTCAAACCCAGATGGCCGTGGCTTTATTCCGTAGTCCGCTTGGTAGGGAGTACCTCGAGAGTAAGAGAATGGAAGGGAGGCAACCTTCTGGCAAGAGAAGGGTTTTTGTGCAAACTGAAACTGGGTGTGTCTTGAGCATGGAATTAGATCGAAGTGACAATGCGCATACTGTGAAGAAGAGGTTGCAGATCGCCCTTAATGTCCCAACGGAAGAGAGCTCTCTAACGTTTGGAGATGTTGTCTTGAAGAATGACCTTAGTTATGTTCGGAATGATACTGCCCTTCTTCTTACACGTAACCTTATGCATCGAAGTTCATCCACTCCATGCCTCTCACCCACTGGGCGAGATATGCAGCAAAGAGACAATAGTGGTCCTATTGAGATATTAGGGCAATCAAGTAACCTGGATATAATGAAGCATATGGTCAAGGACATTGTGAAGGCAATGAAGATTGGGATAGAACCAATTCCAGTTCATGGTGGGCTCGGGGGTGCATATTATTTCCGGAACAGAAGAGGCGAGAGTGTTGCAATTGTGAAACCAACAGATGAGGAGCCTTTTGCCCCAAACAATCCAAAAGGTTTTGTTGGTAAAGCTCTTGGACAACCTGGTTTGAAACGTTCAGTTCGGGTTGGGGAAACCGGCTACAGGGAAGTTGCAGCTTATCTTCTTGATTATGGTCATTTTGCCAGAGTACCTGCAACTGCCTTAGTGAAGATTACTCATTCAATATTCAATGTCAATGATGGAGTCAATGGGAAAAACATCCAGAAGAAGCAGCTGGTTAGCAAGATTGCATCGTTGCAGCAGTTCATACCTCATGATTTTGATGCAAGTGACTATGGGACATCTAGCTTCCCTGTTACTGCTGTGCATCGTATAGGGATATTAGACATTAGGATTCTTAACACAGATAGACACGGTGGCAATTTGTTAGTTAGAAAAGTTGGGGCTTTTGGTGAAGTGGATTTAATTCCTATTGATCACGGACTTTGCCTGCCAGAAGCTTTGGAGGACCCATACTTCGAGTGGATTCATTGGCCTCAGGCTTCAATTCCCTTCTCAGAGGATGAGCTTTCTTACATAAAAAATCTCAATCCTGCTCTAGATTGTGAGATGTTACGTAAGGAACTGCCTATGATTCGTGAGGCCTGTTTGAGAGTCTTGCTACTCTGCACCATTTTCCTCAAGGAAGCTGCTGCTTATGGACTGTGCCTTGCTGAAATTGGTGAGATGATGACTAGGGAATTTCGCAGTGGTGAGGAAGAACCAAGTGAATTGGAGATTGTTTGTTTGGAAGCAAGGAAGTTGTTGGCAGAGAAGGAAGAACTATCTCCAAGGACTGACCTGGAAGATGATGAATTCCTGTTTGATATAGACTGTGATGTAGCTGGGTCAGATTCCATTCTGAAGATGACAATGGACAATCCTCTAATGAGAGCACCTTCTCAGCCTGGACATGGAGGTGGGTATGGCCGTAACCCATTTTCCAAATTGTACGAGAGCATCGAGGAGgaggaggaagaagaagaaggtaATGGAAAATATCCTGAAGTTGTCACTTTTTCTCCTCAGCAAAAATTCCCAAAGGTTTCTGAAATTTCTGTGTCACTGAAAAACATCAAGTTGTTAAGTGAGGCAAGCCAGAAACACCAGAAGCATTCAGGAGGAAAAGCAGATAATGGCCATTACGGAAATACATCATCTGGTCGTAGGAGTGCGAACGAGAAGCTTCCTGCAAGCATAAGCTTTGTGAGCATGGCAGATATGACTGAAGATCAATGGACAATGTTTCTAGAGAAGTTTCAAGAACTGTTGTACCCGGCATTTTCCAAGAGGAAGTCCATAACCATAGGTCAGAGGCAGATACAGAGGCTCGGTACCTCGTGCCAGTTTTGA